The DNA sequence TTAAAACCAGCTGCTTTATTAAACAAACCAATCAAATAATTAGCAGCTTTTTGTTGACTATCATTTTTTAGAATAATTGATGTATTAGCTTCTATTTCAAATAAACCTTCATTTAGTTGAAAACTTACTGGCTTTGGAATTAATGAAATATCCTCTTGCTTAAACGTTGGTTTTGGTTGTGAACATGCTGCAAAAAGCACCATCAGCAACATTAAAATCGTGTATTTTCTCATATTATTAAATTTTTATTTCCGTTTATTTTTATCATTATCGTTAACCTCTCTCTGGGTCTAATATCATATTATTCATGACTGCATACTCAAAATTTTCAATTATTAAATTTGATAATTTTGCTTTTTTCTTCCATTCTTTATCCCCTATTACTCCTGCTTTTGAATAATCAAATGGAACAAAATTTATTTTAGAAATACTTTTTTGGTTCTCAAACCTAAAATCGGTTTTGAAAGAGTTTTTGAAATTTGGATTGATTATAAAACTATGTTTATCAAACCCCCTATTCTGCCAAGCTTTAAATGTATGTCCATTAAAATCATAATCATTTCCATTTGTATTCCAATAGATATTATGCTCAATATCAGCGACAACCTCATCCCAAGCTCCTTTTAATACGACACCTTCATTAAACAAAATGATATTATTTGTAAATGAGAATGATTTATGTTCCTCTGCGACAGTACATTGTAATTGGTATTTTTTTGCAAAAGCAAGAATGTTATTCTTAACCGTATTTCCTTTTCCATAGTTTTGCTGAAACCCACCAGTTTTGGTATTATATACTAAATTATTTTTAAAAAATATCCCTGAAGAACCTTCATCTGCATACATGCCCCAACCACCGTAAGAATATGCATGAACATGATGAATGACGTTATTTTCAACTATGGTACCTTCAGAGTCACCTAAAGTATAAATCCCAGCCATATCACTTAATAAATCCCAACCAATATGATGAATATGATTGTAAGCAATCGTATTTCTTTTAGCTAAACTTAGTTTATACCCCCAAACCCAGCCAACAGAAATTCCTGAATAATAAAAGTTACCAATATCATTATGAGATATGTTATTATCAGAACTATGTCCTACCCAAATACCAACAGCTGGAGGAAATTCTTGTCCGCCTGATTTAATAATATTATTATTCACAGTAATATGGTGTGTGTGTAAATCATCTTTTAAAGGTTTAAAATCACCAAGATAAACACCACCACCACCAATATTATGAATATAATTATGTTCTATTAATGAATTATGACATCCTTTACCTAACCAAATGGCGTGTTGTCCTATTAATGAAATCTCGCAATTTATAATTGAAATGTCTTTTGCGTTTTCAAACATAATGGCTGCATTTAATTTTGCTGCGGCCTGATTTGGTTCTGCACCTGTTGAAGGAATTTTATAATGACAATTTTTGAAACTTAGTCCTTGAATGGTAATGTACTCAACAGGTTTATTGTTTTTCTCATTACCAATGATACTAATTAAATTTTCAAGGGCTGGTGCTATTACTTCTGTGCTTCCAATCATTTGGCCTTCTAAAGGTCTATAAAGTAAAGTTCCATTATCCTTTAAAAACCATTCGCCTGGTGCGTCTAAAGCTGCTTCAAAATTTTCTAAAACTAAACGCCTGTCATTCTTTAATGGATTCCAAGGCTTCATCCCTCTTCC is a window from the Pseudalgibacter alginicilyticus genome containing:
- a CDS encoding right-handed parallel beta-helix repeat-containing protein; the encoded protein is MCLTNIQSQHKIYVSTKGNDANLGTKTTPLATLIGARNSIRKLKKNKTFQEQGVIVIISDGEYSMKEPLVLLPEDSGTAEYPIIYKAEEGATPVFSGGKKITGFYENEKGLWETKISESLYYKWKFDQLYVNNKRAVLAKTPNNGFIKIDSVSQNIWKQGSSRIAEYAQQIISLKEDGFDLLSKIKSEEIKNVRFKAYHKWDYTLRHINDIDANSKKIVTSGRGMKPWNPLKNDRRLVLENFEAALDAPGEWFLKDNGTLLYRPLEGQMIGSTEVIAPALENLISIIGNEKNNKPVEYITIQGLSFKNCHYKIPSTGAEPNQAAAKLNAAIMFENAKDISIINCEISLIGQHAIWLGKGCHNSLIEHNYIHNIGGGGVYLGDFKPLKDDLHTHHITVNNNIIKSGGQEFPPAVGIWVGHSSDNNISHNDIGNFYYSGISVGWVWGYKLSLAKRNTIAYNHIHHIGWDLLSDMAGIYTLGDSEGTIVENNVIHHVHAYSYGGWGMYADEGSSGIFFKNNLVYNTKTGGFQQNYGKGNTVKNNILAFAKKYQLQCTVAEEHKSFSFTNNIILFNEGVVLKGAWDEVVADIEHNIYWNTNGNDYDFNGHTFKAWQNRGFDKHSFIINPNFKNSFKTDFRFENQKSISKINFVPFDYSKAGVIGDKEWKKKAKLSNLIIENFEYAVMNNMILDPERG